A region of the bacterium genome:
CAATCTGGCCTTCGTCCTGGGCACCCTCGCGGCCGTGGCGACGATCGCCCTGACGTACTACACCATCAAGAACGACTAGACCCGGAATCAGCCGCCGGTTCCCGGCGCGCCGTTCCGGCCATCCGCAGGGCCCGCTTCGTCAGAGGCGGGCCCGCGTGCGTCCGGCCCCAGGAAGAGGTGGCGGCTGACGAGGATGACGAGGCCGCCGACCACCACGGCGAGCCACAGGGTGAAGAGCCGCACGAGGAGGGCCGCCGAACCGGCGGCCTCGCGTGGGATGTCCAGGCTCTCGAGCAGCCAGATGATGGTGGCCTCGGTGCCGCCGAGTCCGCCGGGCAGGAACGACAGGGAACCGACGAGGGTGCCGGCGGCGTAGACGAAGGCGGCCTGCAGCCAGGGGACGGCGGCGTCGAGTCCGCGGCAGACGATGCCGAGCCCGGCGCACTCGGCGCCCCAGGCGAGCAGCGAAAGGACCAGGGCCGCCGAACCGCAGCGCGCGCCGAGCAGGGTGCCCAGCGCGACGGCAGCCTCGTCGACCGCCAGCTGACGGCGACCGAGGAGGGGAGAGGCCGCCATGCGGGCCAGCAGGCGTTCGCGCACGGGGCGCCACTGGCAGAGGGCCACGAGGACGGGGATCCCGGCGGCGGCGAGCAGGCCCGAGGTCAGGCCGGTCAGCGGACCGGGCCAGGCGACCAGGGCCACCGCCGCGATGACCAGGACCGCCACGAAGTCGGCGATCCGCTCGGCGAGAACCACGGGGAGGCCCCGGGCGAGGGTGACCCCGTACCGTTCCCGCAGGACACCGGCCTTGAAGACCTCGCCGATCTTGCCCGGCGTGATGACCATGACGAAGGTCGCGAAGAAGAGCCCGAGACTCTCCCGGCGCGGCAGGCGCACGTCGACCGCGCGCAGGAAGATCTCCCAGCGCCAGTAGCGCAGGACATAGTTCAGGAGGGAGAGGCCGGCCAGGGGAGGCAGCCAGGCCGCGGGAAAGCGCCCCAGGCGCTCCCGGAGGTCGTCCCAGCCGACGAAGACGGCCACGGCGCCGTAAATCACCACCGAGAGGGCGACGACGGCGAAGGTCCGGGACAGGAGTGTTCGCGACTTTTGCATGAAGAGCCTGTTCATCTTTCTGGAGATCAACAGCAGAACACATCAAAAAATAGTGCCATGCCTCGTCAGTGTGCCCTGACGGCTAAGGATTAGCAATCAATAATTTTGGCAACGTTGACCACCCAAATGTTAGCGCACCATGAGATCTTTCAAAAAGGAAAAAATGGGGTTGCATAACGCGTACGAATCGGGTACACTTTGATCTCAAACCAGACTCTGGCCTGGTTATGGGGAACCGGGTTTGGGGACAACTAAAGATCACTGCACCTGCTGCTGTTCTGGGTGCCGGGGTGAGAGCCCGGCGGAGGGATCGGCTTCGGACGAAGCCATAGGGTGAACGAGATGGATACGAAGATCTTCACCGACAAAGAGTTCGGTCGCGCAGAGGCTCCCGGGGCGAAAGCCGGCTCGGGTCCGATCGACGTCGCGGAGCCCGTGACGTCGGCTGTCGGCGAGAACCCGGCCGAGGCGCCGGCCCCCGTGGCCCTGGCGCTGCCCGGCGCGGGCTACCTCGTGGCCAAGCGCGTCTTCGACGTGGCGGTTTCGCTGGGGGCGCTGGCCGTGTTCGGCCTGGCGCTGCCCGTGCTCGCCCTCATCATCAAGCTGGACTCGCCGGGCGCGGTGTTCTTCAGCCAGGAGCGGGTGGGCGTGAACCGCCGGCGCTCGCGGGGCGGCTACACCGGCGACGAGCGCCGCAAGGTCCTGCAGCCGGGGCGTCCGTTCAAGGTGCTCAAGCTGCGCACCATGGGCGTCAACGCCGAGGCGAACGGCCCGCAGTGGGCGGCCAAGAACGATGTGCGCGTCACCCGCGTGGGCAAGTTCCTGCGCAAGACGCGCCTCGACGAGGTGCCGCAGTTCCTGAACGTCCTGCGGGGCGAGATGAGCCTGATCGGTCCGCGTCCGGAGCGCCTGGTCTTCGTGCGGCAGCTCGAGAAGGAGATTCCCCGCTACCACGAGCGCCTGCTCGTGCTGCCGGGCATCACCGGGCTGGCCCAGGTGATCAACGGCTACGACGACGGCATCGAGTCGGTCCGGCGGAAGGTCGAGCTCGACCGCCAGTACATCAAGAAGGCGGGCTTCCTCCAGGACGGCAAGATCCTGCTGAACACGGTCGGCGTGGTGCTCAAAGGGGAGGGAGCGCGCTAGTCCGCCCGCAGCAGTTCCGAACGGCGGCCCCCCCGGTGGGGGCCGCTTTTTTTTGCCGTCGACGGGGCGGTGCCGACGTCGCGACTTGCCTCCCGCCGATGCGCCATGCATAATCCCCGCCATGGCCGCCGACGCCGGCGGACCCGTGCCCGACCACCATCGCGTCCACTGTTCCATCCGTTCCGCAGCCGAGGATTCCGTCCACCCATGAAACCCGTCATCCTGGTCATCGACGACGAAGAAGCCATCAGGCTCTTCCTGGAGGCGACCCTGGAGGACCGCGACTACGAGGTGCTGACGGCCGGCAGTGGCGCCGAAGCCATCGCCCTGGCCAACGAGACGCCGCCCGACCTGGCCCTGCTCGACCTCATGCTGCCGGACATGACGGGCATGCAGGTGCTGCAGACGCTCAAGGCGCGCTATCCGCACCTGCCGGTGGTGATGATCACGGCCTACGGCCGCACCGATTCGGCGGTGCAGGCCATGAAGCTCGACGCCTTCGACTACGTGAGCAAACCGATCCAGCTGGACAGGCTGCTGGCCACGGTGGCGGGGGCCCTCGAGGCCACGGCCGAGGCGCGGGCCCGGTACCGCCACGTGAGCCAGACCGACCTTTTCGGGGCCGACGGCGACATCGTGCCCAGCCGGTCGCCCGAGATGCTGCGCATCTACGACGTGGTGCGGCGCATCTCCGGAGGCGCCGGCTCGACGGTGCTGATCGAGGGCGAGAGCGGGGTGGGGAAGGATGTCATCGCCAACCTGATCCACCGGACGTCGCCCCGTCGCGATGCGCCCTTCCTGGACCTGAACTGCGCCGCGCTGCCCGAGCAGCTGCTCGAGAGCGAGCTCTTCGGCCACGAGAAGGGGGCCTTCACCGACGCGGTGAACCAGAAGATGGGGCTGCTCGAGCTGGCGGATTCGGGCACCCTCTTCCTCGACGAGATCGGCGAGATGTCCCTGCCGATCCAGGTCAAGTTCCTGCGCGTGCTCGAGAAGATGACCTTCCGGCGCGTGGGCGGCGTGACCGACATCACGGTGAACGTGCGCATCGTGGCGGCGACGAACCGGAACCTGGCGGCGCAGGTGAAGGCCGGCACCTTTCGCGAGGACCTCTTCTACCGCCTGAACGTGGTGCAGCTGCAGGTGCCGCCGCTGCGGTCGCGGCCGGAGGACATCCTGCCCCTGGCCGAGCACTTCCTGCGGGTGTTCAACGACCGCTTCGGGAAGGATTTCACGGGCCTCGGGGACGACGCCCGGGCGGCCATCGAGGACTACCCCTGGCCGGGCAACATCCGCGAACTGCGCAACGTGCTCGAACGCACGGTGCTGCTCGAGGACGGACCGGTGCTGGCCGCCGCGCACCTGCAGCTCATGGCCGACGGGCACGGGCGGCACGACCTGCCGGTGGCCCTGCAGGATGTGCTGCTGAATCCGCTGCCGCGGGCGGGCGTCGACCTCGAGGGACTCGTGCGCGATTTCGAGGCGGCCCTCGTGCGCAAGGCGTACGACGCGGCGGACGGGAACCAGAGCCGGGCGGCGCGGTTGCTGGGCCTGAATCGGGACAAGTTCCGCTATCGCCTGAAACAGTACGGACTGAAGGAGCAGGCATGAACATCGTGGCACGCGGCCGGGGCGCGGTCCTGGCCGCCGGCTTGAGCCTGGTCGTGATCTCGGTCGGCGGGGGCTGCGGCGTGTACTCGGCCAGCAGCGGGCGGGTCGACGACTCGTTGCAGCGCATCGCCATCACCTACCTAGAGAACATGACGGCGGAGCCCGATCTCGGGGTCGAGATGTCGGAGCGGATCACCGAGGCCGTGCAGCTCGACAACACGCTCAAGGTGGTCGACGAGTCGGACGCCGACACCATCCTGACGGGCAAGGTGATGCGGTACCAGCTGCGCGAACTGGCCGCGCGCCAGGACCTGACCGTCACCGAATACCAGGTCCAGATCGCGGTGGCGCTGACCCTGACGCGGCGCGCCACGGGCGAGACCATCTTCGAGAACAAGCGCTTCACGGGCACCGGCAACTACCTGCTCAACGACACCTCGGTCACCGAGGAGGACGCGCGGTCGGAGGCGGCGACCGAAATCGTGCGCGACATCCTGGCGCAGGTCGTGGAGGACTGGTAGTGGGGTACCGGAAGGGCAGAAGCGGCGGGCAGGGCTTCCAGGAACTCGTCAACGAGGACCTCAAGAAGAAGGTCTACCGCCCGGTTTACGTCCTCGCGGGCGAGGACACCCACCGCATGGAGGGCGTCATCGAGAAGATGCGCAAGGACGCCCTCGGTGACAACGGCTCCGTGTTCAACTACCACGTCCTGCAGGGAGACCAGGTCGACGTGGGCCGCATCCTGCAGCAGGCCCTGGCGCTGCCCATGCTCGGGTCGGTCCAGCTGATCTGGGTCAAGAACGCCGACCGCTGCCTCGGCGACAAGGACAGCCAGGACGCGCTGGAGAGGTACATCGTCAAACCGGTGCCCGAGACCATCCTCGTGCTCACCTCCGAGAAGGTCGACAAGCGCAAGAAGTGGGTCAAGACCTGCCAGCAGGCCGGCTATCTCTTCGACTTCGCCCCGCCCACCGGTGACGCGCTGGTGCAGTGGTGCCTGAAGGCGGCCGAACAGGAGAGCCTGCCGCTCACCCGCGAGCAGGCGGCCCTGCTGTGCGATCTGGTGGGCAGCGACCTGCTCAGCCTCAAGGGCGAAATCAGCAAGCTCGCCCTGCTGGCCGAGGACCGCGGAGGCGCCCTGAGCACCGAGGAACTCAACCGGGTGATCATGGACCAGGCCGCCCTCGAGGGCTACGAGATCACCAACGCCCTCGGGCCGGGTCGGGCCGGGCAGGTGCTGCACACGTGGTTCCGGCTGGCCGAATGGGGGAGATCGGCCTACGAGATCGCCCCCCTGCTCGTCTCGCGGGTGCGCAAGGGGCAGATCCTGGCCGCCGGTCGGCAGGACGGGCTCGCGGACAACGACATCGCCGTCCTGTCGGGCCAGAATCCGTTCGCCCTGAAGTTCCTGACGCCCATGACGCGGGCCATGGGCGCCGCCGGCCTGTCGCGCAGCCTGCGCGCGGCGTTGGCCTGTGAGCGGCGCCTGAAGGGTTCGCCATTGAAACCGGATATCGTTATCGAAAAACTGATCCTGGATCTGTGCGAGGACCGTGACGAGTAGTCGATGTCCGCGTCGCCGCCACCGGGACGACCGAAAGGAAACCGCCTCATGTCCGATCTGCGAGATTTCACCGACGCCGACTTCGACACCGAGGTCATCGCCAGCGAGCAGCCGGTGCTCGTCGACTTCTGGGCCACCTGGTGCGGCCCGTGCAAGGCGCTGACACCGACCATCGAGAAACTCGCCGGGGAGTTCGCCGGCCGGATGGTCGTCGGGAAGATGGACATCCAGAACAATCCGCAGGCCGCCGCGCGGTTCGGCATCCGGTCGATCCCGGCGCTGCTGTTCTTCAGGAACGGCCAGGTGGTCGACACGCTGATGGGCGGGCAGCCCGAAGACCGTATCCGCGAGCGGATGGAGCAGGTGCTCGGGTAGCGGACCGGGCCGCAGGCCCGAGGGGCGCACGGCGCCCGCCATGGCCGACAAGGCCTTACTTAACATAATATACATTATGCGCAATACTTGAAACAGGGGCCGCAAACCGCTCCGCCGGGTCGGGTTGGCGGTTTCCGGCCGGGCGGGAATCGTTGGGCGGGCGGACTATTCGACGGGAACGCGGTCGGCCAGTTCGTCCAGGTACGGCACCCGCCACTCTTCACCGAAGAGCGCCTTGATGA
Encoded here:
- a CDS encoding sugar transferase; the encoded protein is MDTKIFTDKEFGRAEAPGAKAGSGPIDVAEPVTSAVGENPAEAPAPVALALPGAGYLVAKRVFDVAVSLGALAVFGLALPVLALIIKLDSPGAVFFSQERVGVNRRRSRGGYTGDERRKVLQPGRPFKVLKLRTMGVNAEANGPQWAAKNDVRVTRVGKFLRKTRLDEVPQFLNVLRGEMSLIGPRPERLVFVRQLEKEIPRYHERLLVLPGITGLAQVINGYDDGIESVRRKVELDRQYIKKAGFLQDGKILLNTVGVVLKGEGAR
- a CDS encoding flippase-like domain-containing protein, with product MQKSRTLLSRTFAVVALSVVIYGAVAVFVGWDDLRERLGRFPAAWLPPLAGLSLLNYVLRYWRWEIFLRAVDVRLPRRESLGLFFATFVMVITPGKIGEVFKAGVLRERYGVTLARGLPVVLAERIADFVAVLVIAAVALVAWPGPLTGLTSGLLAAAGIPVLVALCQWRPVRERLLARMAASPLLGRRQLAVDEAAVALGTLLGARCGSAALVLSLLAWGAECAGLGIVCRGLDAAVPWLQAAFVYAAGTLVGSLSFLPGGLGGTEATIIWLLESLDIPREAAGSAALLVRLFTLWLAVVVGGLVILVSRHLFLGPDARGPASDEAGPADGRNGAPGTGG
- the trxA gene encoding thioredoxin, with amino-acid sequence MSDLRDFTDADFDTEVIASEQPVLVDFWATWCGPCKALTPTIEKLAGEFAGRMVVGKMDIQNNPQAAARFGIRSIPALLFFRNGQVVDTLMGGQPEDRIRERMEQVLG
- a CDS encoding sigma-54-dependent Fis family transcriptional regulator codes for the protein MKPVILVIDDEEAIRLFLEATLEDRDYEVLTAGSGAEAIALANETPPDLALLDLMLPDMTGMQVLQTLKARYPHLPVVMITAYGRTDSAVQAMKLDAFDYVSKPIQLDRLLATVAGALEATAEARARYRHVSQTDLFGADGDIVPSRSPEMLRIYDVVRRISGGAGSTVLIEGESGVGKDVIANLIHRTSPRRDAPFLDLNCAALPEQLLESELFGHEKGAFTDAVNQKMGLLELADSGTLFLDEIGEMSLPIQVKFLRVLEKMTFRRVGGVTDITVNVRIVAATNRNLAAQVKAGTFREDLFYRLNVVQLQVPPLRSRPEDILPLAEHFLRVFNDRFGKDFTGLGDDARAAIEDYPWPGNIRELRNVLERTVLLEDGPVLAAAHLQLMADGHGRHDLPVALQDVLLNPLPRAGVDLEGLVRDFEAALVRKAYDAADGNQSRAARLLGLNRDKFRYRLKQYGLKEQA
- the holA gene encoding DNA polymerase III subunit delta is translated as MGYRKGRSGGQGFQELVNEDLKKKVYRPVYVLAGEDTHRMEGVIEKMRKDALGDNGSVFNYHVLQGDQVDVGRILQQALALPMLGSVQLIWVKNADRCLGDKDSQDALERYIVKPVPETILVLTSEKVDKRKKWVKTCQQAGYLFDFAPPTGDALVQWCLKAAEQESLPLTREQAALLCDLVGSDLLSLKGEISKLALLAEDRGGALSTEELNRVIMDQAALEGYEITNALGPGRAGQVLHTWFRLAEWGRSAYEIAPLLVSRVRKGQILAAGRQDGLADNDIAVLSGQNPFALKFLTPMTRAMGAAGLSRSLRAALACERRLKGSPLKPDIVIEKLILDLCEDRDE